From a single Nothobranchius furzeri strain GRZ-AD chromosome 7, NfurGRZ-RIMD1, whole genome shotgun sequence genomic region:
- the tyrp1b gene encoding tyrosinase-related protein 1b, whose amino-acid sequence MHTQSMWRVGLLVVTCYIGLTLAQFPRECVTPDGLRSGQCCPSPTGVAGDACGSISGRGQCLSIAADSRRHGPQYPYVGRDDRERWPLRFFNRTCQCNGNFSGFNCGRCKHGLTGPNCDQRISVVRRNIMQMSTAEKQAFVKALDQAKSTVHPNLVICTRRYQEVLGPDGNSPQFENVTIYNYFVWSHYYSVSKTFLGPGQASFGGVDFSHEGPGFVTWHRFHLLQLERDMQDMLGDPTFALPYWNFAIGGDECDICTDELLGARSTFDLNSISPNSVFSQWRVICESVEDYDTLGTVCNSTESSPIRRNPAGNVARPMVQRLPEPRDVLDCLELNTFDTPPYYSTSSESFRNSIEGYSAPQGPYDPVIRSLHNLAHLFLNGTGGQTHLSPNDPIFVLLHTFTDAVFDEWLRRHQPGEISYPEENAPIGHNGRFNMVPFWPPVTNAEMFVSASENLGYSYDVQWPAGAFTLSEIITMAIVAAVVVVVLVGGAIACAARARSHHSAEALEPLLSETFRRYSEDDRRSDKSQSVV is encoded by the exons CATGTGGAGAGTTGGTCTACTGGTGGTGACCTGTTACATCGGCCTTACTTTGGCCCAATTCCCCCGGGAGTGTGTCACACCTGATGGTCTGAGGAGCGGTCAGTGCTGCCCATCCCCAACGGGGGTGGCAGGGGATGCGTGTGGCTCCATCTCGGGAAGAGGCCAGTGTTTGTCGATTGCAGCAGACAGTCGCCGCCATGGACCACAGTATCCGTATGTGGGACGTGATGACAGAGAAAGGTGGCCTTTGAGATTTTTCAACCGTACCTGCCAGTGTAACGGCAATTTCAGTGGCTTCAACTGTGGACGATGCAAGCACGGGCTGACcggaccaaactgtgatcagagaaTCTCTGTTG TGAGGAGGAATATCATGCAGATGAGCACAGCTGAGAAGCAGGCTTTTGTGAAGGCTCTGGACCAAGCTAAGAGTACTGTCCATCCCAACCTGGTCATCTGCACAAGAAG GTACCAAGAGGTGCTTGGGCCTGATGGCAACAGCCCACAGTTTGAGAATGTCACCATCTATAACTACTTTGTTTGGAGCCACTACTACTCCGTCAGTAAGACGTTCCTGGGGCCGGGGCAGGCCAGCTTTGGAGGTGTGGACTTCTCCCACGAGGGTCCAGGGTTTGTCACCTGGCATCGTTTTCATCTGCTGCAGCTAGAGAGAGACATGCAA GACATGCTGGGTGACCCCACCTTTGCCCTCCCTTACTGGAACTTTGCCATCGGCGGCGACGAGTGTGACATCTGCACCGACGAGCTGCTGGGAGCGAGGAGCACGTTTGACCTGAACTCCATCAGCCCCAACTCCGTGTTTTCTCAGTGGCGGGTCATCTGTGAGAGTGTGGAGGACTATGACACCCTGGGCACCGTCTGCAACA GTACGGAGAGTAGTCCAATCAGGAGGAACCCAGCGGGGAATGTCGCGAGGCCCATGGTGCAGAGGCTGCCGGAGCCCAGGGACGTGTTGGACTGTCTGGAGCTGAACACCTTTGACACTCCGCCTTATTACTCTACCTCCTCCGAGAGCTTCAGGAACAGCATTGAAG GCTACAGCGCCCCCCAAGGGCCGTACGACCCCGTCATCCGCAGCCTCCACAATCTCGCACACCTCTTTCTGAATGGGACAGGTGGACAGACTCACCTGTCACCTAATGATCCCATCTTTGTCTTGTTGCACACCTTCACCGACGCCGTCTTTGATGAGTGGCTGCGACGGCACCAACCAG GTGAAATAAGTTACCCGGAGGAAAACGCCCCTATCGGACACAACGGCAGGTTCAACATGGTTCCTTTTTGGCCTCCAGTCACCAATGCTGAGATGTTTGTCTCAGCCTCGGAAAACCTGGGATACTCATATGATGTCCAGTGGCCAG CTGGTGCCTTCACCCTCTCCGAGATCATCACCATGGCCATCGTAGCAGCCGTGGTGGTTGTGGTACTGGTGGGGGGGGCCATCGCCTGCGCCGCGCGAGCTCGCTCCCACCACTCGGCCGAGGCCTTGGAGCCTCTGCTGAGCGAAACATTCCGACGTTACTCAGAAGACGACAGGAGGTCGGACAAATCCCAGTCTGTCGTCTGA